One genomic window of Streptomyces sp. NBC_01498 includes the following:
- a CDS encoding STAS domain-containing protein, whose amino-acid sequence MTTIPPAGLLLTPSLRDEHTVCVAVVGDLDYDSARRLLDEAERQLTLHPAARHLRLDCSRLVTCDSMGLAMLLAVRRVTGAAGVRLHLDGRAASLERILRVTGTLDHLTYPPAGTEDMSDDGQQDVPGGEHS is encoded by the coding sequence ATGACGACGATCCCGCCCGCCGGTCTGCTGCTGACCCCGTCGCTGCGTGACGAGCACACCGTGTGTGTCGCCGTCGTGGGCGACCTGGACTACGACAGCGCGCGCCGGCTGCTCGACGAGGCCGAGCGGCAGCTCACCCTGCACCCGGCCGCGCGCCATCTGCGGCTGGACTGCTCCCGGTTGGTCACCTGCGACTCCATGGGGCTGGCCATGCTGCTGGCCGTGCGCCGGGTCACCGGCGCGGCGGGGGTGCGGCTGCATCTGGACGGGCGGGCCGCCTCGCTGGAACGCATCCTGCGGGTGACCGGCACGCTGGACCATCTCACCTACCCGCCGGCCGGCACCGAGGACATGTCCGACGACGGTCAGCAGGACGTGCCGGGCGGGGAGCATTCCTGA